From the Paenibacillus sp. FSL H8-0548 genome, one window contains:
- a CDS encoding response regulator: MGAGKLEILVVDDEPKQRRGLAAMVRSLRPDYKVHEAKNGKEALELARSRLLDIVFTDIQMPLVNGLDFLKALNNTGTKIPKVVFVSVFHEFDYAQQALRLGAKDYLVKPVITEQLEPIISDLEMQLNQESSLQLEKKSLNDQLAHTMPVYMEHLLYKWMTQELQPAQLNEVRQHFPLQGHGTVLILETKSKDRIEHGPTLEWTSILKRAILQTYSNFAETLMVAPEHEKDLLYVIAVWKSNISSSECLENLRKTLAQLESIYSCSISAGIGSESFQIDVDIRASCDSARTALQYLYYFPEGKWLNATELQELLERSSPPQVTTKDTDALEKAITENHLESAVCILASILNKSAEAYPTPFRLKCNVTQLLLTCLKRVEFMIDGEVYRVLSNRIDLELLPSSCFRETQSIAAELLAGIMKQIKKDKSSRSEMIMQKCREYVEENLHEDLGLEMVAQRFFYNSSYFSILFKNNIGLSFTDFLVKTRMQRARSLLLQTELKIADIARQVGYKDIKYFNKVFKKMFLYPPEEFRRMFSS, translated from the coding sequence ATGGGTGCAGGCAAGCTGGAGATTTTGGTCGTCGACGATGAGCCCAAGCAAAGGCGGGGCCTAGCCGCGATGGTTCGCTCTTTACGGCCGGATTATAAAGTTCATGAGGCGAAGAATGGCAAAGAAGCACTTGAGCTTGCACGAAGCCGTTTGCTCGATATTGTGTTTACGGATATCCAGATGCCGCTCGTTAACGGGTTGGATTTTCTGAAGGCTTTGAACAATACGGGTACTAAAATTCCTAAAGTTGTTTTTGTAAGCGTATTCCACGAATTTGATTACGCGCAGCAGGCGCTTAGGCTCGGGGCAAAGGATTATTTGGTCAAGCCGGTCATTACCGAGCAGCTTGAGCCTATTATATCTGATTTGGAAATGCAGCTTAATCAGGAAAGCAGTCTTCAACTCGAGAAGAAGAGCTTAAATGATCAGCTCGCTCATACAATGCCCGTCTACATGGAGCATTTACTTTATAAATGGATGACCCAGGAGCTGCAGCCAGCCCAGTTGAATGAAGTGAGGCAGCATTTTCCTCTGCAAGGACATGGAACGGTCCTTATTCTCGAAACAAAATCTAAAGATCGAATTGAGCATGGGCCAACACTCGAATGGACGAGTATATTGAAGCGAGCGATTTTGCAAACGTATTCGAATTTTGCAGAGACGCTGATGGTTGCACCCGAGCATGAGAAGGATCTGCTTTATGTTATTGCCGTATGGAAGAGCAATATATCCAGCTCGGAATGTTTGGAAAATCTTCGAAAAACACTCGCTCAGCTAGAGAGTATATATAGTTGTTCTATTAGTGCAGGAATTGGGTCGGAATCGTTCCAAATCGATGTGGATATTCGGGCAAGCTGCGACAGCGCAAGAACAGCGCTGCAATATTTGTACTATTTTCCAGAAGGCAAGTGGCTGAATGCCACTGAATTGCAAGAGCTGCTGGAGAGAAGCTCTCCTCCTCAGGTTACAACCAAAGATACCGATGCTCTGGAGAAGGCAATAACAGAGAACCATCTGGAGAGTGCTGTCTGCATCCTTGCTTCTATTTTAAATAAATCAGCAGAGGCTTACCCCACCCCTTTCCGACTAAAATGCAATGTCACACAGCTGCTCTTGACCTGCTTGAAGCGTGTCGAATTTATGATAGACGGTGAAGTGTACCGCGTGCTCAGCAATCGAATCGATTTGGAGCTGTTACCTTCCTCCTGCTTTCGAGAAACTCAGAGCATCGCGGCAGAGCTGCTTGCTGGCATTATGAAGCAAATTAAAAAAGATAAATCATCCCGAAGCGAGATGATCATGCAGAAATGCCGGGAGTACGTCGAGGAAAATCTGCACGAGGATTTAGGACTTGAGATGGTAGCGCAGCGGTTCTTCTATAACTCTTCGTATTTTAGTATTTTGTTCAAAAATAATATTGGTCTTTCCTTTACCGATTTTCTTGTGAAAACACGAATGCAGCGAGCACGCAGCTTATTATTGCAAACAGAGCTGAAGATTGCTGATATCGCTAGGCAAGTCGGCTATAAAGACATTAAGTATTTCAATAAGGTTTTCAAAAAAATGTTCCTGTATCCCCCTGAAGAATTTCGTAGAATGTTCTCATCCTAA
- a CDS encoding acetamidase/formamidase family protein has translation MAHYTIHPERFTLHGSFSRDFEPLLSIDSGDAIRYRTLDAGWGLEPFSASGVRERFEPRERPRDGGHALCGPVAIRGAEPGMTLEIKINDIHPGSWGWNSAGGFPHPINNRLGIADGAEYHLNWKLDANAMIGTSDKGHKVTLRPFMGVMGMPPNEPGIHSTYPPRYCGGNIDCKELIAGSILYLPIPVSGGLFSVGDGHAIQGDGEVGCPALECPMELVDLTFTVREDISLTMPRAKTAAAWITMGFHEDLNEATFIALEGMLNLMKEIFGFDRKEALALASLVVDLRITQIVNGVRGVHAVLPHGAIR, from the coding sequence ATGGCACATTATACAATTCATCCTGAAAGATTTACCCTGCACGGCTCTTTCTCACGAGATTTTGAACCTCTATTATCGATAGATTCTGGGGATGCCATTCGTTATCGCACGCTGGATGCGGGATGGGGACTTGAGCCATTCTCGGCTTCTGGCGTACGTGAACGATTTGAACCAAGGGAACGCCCACGGGATGGAGGGCATGCGCTTTGTGGGCCTGTTGCCATTCGCGGTGCAGAGCCTGGGATGACGCTCGAAATAAAAATAAATGACATTCATCCTGGCTCATGGGGATGGAATAGTGCGGGTGGTTTTCCGCATCCAATAAATAATAGATTAGGCATTGCAGATGGTGCGGAATATCATCTTAATTGGAAGCTAGATGCAAATGCAATGATCGGCACCAGCGATAAAGGGCATAAGGTAACATTGCGTCCCTTTATGGGGGTGATGGGAATGCCTCCGAATGAACCAGGCATTCATTCTACGTATCCTCCTCGTTATTGTGGAGGGAATATCGATTGTAAAGAATTGATCGCAGGAAGCATATTATATCTCCCGATTCCAGTGTCAGGGGGGCTGTTTTCAGTCGGTGATGGACATGCCATTCAAGGGGATGGAGAAGTCGGATGTCCCGCATTAGAGTGTCCAATGGAGCTGGTGGACCTTACGTTTACGGTTCGAGAAGATATTAGCTTAACGATGCCAAGGGCAAAAACGGCTGCGGCGTGGATCACGATGGGCTTTCATGAAGATTTAAATGAAGCAACCTTTATCGCTCTTGAGGGGATGTTAAATCTTATGAAAGAAATATTTGGGTTTGATCGTAAAGAAGCTCTTGCTTTAGCTAGTCTTGTCGTTGATTTAAGGATTACGCAAATCGTAAATGGTGTCCGTGGTGTGCATGCTGTGCTTCCGCATGGCGCGATCAGATAA
- a CDS encoding carbohydrate ABC transporter permease, whose amino-acid sequence MGGSRINGSEILFRIVLFMMCTLIFLSIIYPLYFIVIASISDSTLVSTGKVLFMPKNISFFGYDQILQDDRIWVGYRNTIFYTFAGTLVNLLVTLPAAYVLSRREFPARRFIMLAFVITMFFNGGLIPTYLLMKDLHLTNTLWMFILPFCVNVFYLIIARSFFESSLPSELYEAAAIDGCSHFAFFIKVALPLSKALISVIGLYYLVGHWNDFFTGLIYIRDNKLQPLQIVLRDILLSNQVFQNGAGAGGNAGGYAQKYADQIKYGVIIVSTLPILMIYPFLQKYFEKGVLIGSVKG is encoded by the coding sequence ATGGGGGGCAGCCGTATAAACGGTAGTGAAATATTATTTCGAATCGTATTATTTATGATGTGTACGTTAATTTTTTTGTCCATTATTTATCCGCTTTATTTTATTGTCATTGCTTCTATTAGTGATTCCACCTTGGTGTCGACCGGGAAAGTCTTGTTTATGCCCAAAAACATCAGCTTCTTCGGATACGATCAAATACTGCAGGATGATCGCATTTGGGTAGGCTATCGCAATACGATCTTTTATACGTTTGCAGGTACGCTTGTTAATTTGTTGGTCACTTTGCCGGCAGCCTATGTGCTGTCCAGACGTGAATTTCCTGCAAGACGATTCATTATGCTCGCATTTGTCATTACGATGTTTTTTAACGGCGGTTTAATCCCGACTTATTTGCTTATGAAGGACCTGCATCTAACCAATACGCTGTGGATGTTTATTTTACCGTTTTGTGTGAATGTGTTTTATCTCATCATTGCGCGCTCGTTCTTTGAGTCATCGCTGCCATCTGAATTGTATGAAGCGGCTGCAATCGACGGCTGTTCTCATTTTGCGTTTTTTATTAAAGTTGCGCTGCCTCTGTCCAAAGCTTTGATCTCCGTCATTGGTCTTTATTATTTGGTCGGGCATTGGAATGATTTCTTTACGGGATTAATTTATATTCGGGATAATAAATTACAGCCTTTGCAAATCGTGCTAAGAGATATTTTATTATCGAATCAAGTTTTTCAAAACGGAGCAGGAGCGGGCGGAAATGCAGGCGGCTATGCCCAAAAATATGCGGATCAAATCAAATACGGTGTGATTATCGTATCTACGCTGCCGATTTTAATGATCTATCCCTTCTTGCAAAAATATTTTGAAAAAGGTGTTTTGATTGGCTCGGTTAAAGGCTGA
- a CDS encoding MFS transporter → MDKQMQKRQRFNKGYALQLTTIFLGFIIFGISENIKGPAIPRIQFDFMLDEMELGTLLSLNALGYLIACSFTAILTHKLGIKAVSIMAFGSMLLSGVLIFFSQSYPVFTSSYFLMYIGNGMLEISLAILGARIFVKNTGTMMNLSHFFYGISSTVAPMIATGLMTVTVFGHTLDWRGMYLVMLCLSILPMIPAFLSKFPGDDLLQEDRLPLKSLVRDPALWLLVLILSFGVVSELAVGGWLVNFLEKAYKWDTVSASGMLSMFFLCFSAARLLLGPVTDKIGFNLSLIIFAAFSATCTFIAILGGESAAFLFAAAGIGIAPIYPTVMAFIAKRYPKGSDTAITFTVTLMGIGSVIGNYAIGAITKGIKNSYGANTELGLLRGLQAGYGFIGLCAFICAVSGCFLYRYLKARKELI, encoded by the coding sequence ATGGATAAACAAATGCAGAAACGTCAGAGGTTTAACAAAGGTTATGCGCTGCAGCTAACGACTATTTTTTTGGGCTTTATCATTTTTGGAATTTCGGAAAATATTAAAGGTCCAGCAATCCCGCGAATTCAATTCGATTTTATGCTCGATGAGATGGAGCTTGGCACATTGCTGTCGCTTAATGCGCTGGGCTATTTGATTGCCTGCTCCTTTACAGCCATTCTTACTCACAAGCTTGGCATTAAAGCGGTAAGCATCATGGCTTTTGGGTCGATGCTGCTGTCGGGCGTTCTAATCTTTTTCTCCCAAAGCTATCCGGTATTTACATCGTCCTATTTCTTAATGTACATAGGAAATGGCATGCTGGAAATTAGCTTGGCTATTCTTGGCGCGCGGATTTTTGTGAAAAACACAGGCACGATGATGAATTTATCTCATTTTTTCTATGGAATCAGCTCTACGGTCGCCCCTATGATTGCTACAGGATTAATGACGGTAACTGTATTTGGCCATACGCTTGATTGGCGGGGAATGTATTTAGTGATGCTTTGTTTATCTATACTGCCTATGATTCCAGCATTTCTAAGCAAGTTTCCTGGCGATGATTTGTTACAGGAGGATCGTTTGCCGCTGAAGAGCTTAGTGCGTGATCCAGCTTTGTGGCTGCTCGTGCTTATTCTCTCCTTTGGCGTCGTATCGGAATTGGCCGTGGGCGGATGGCTCGTCAATTTTCTGGAGAAGGCCTACAAGTGGGATACGGTATCCGCCTCTGGCATGCTGTCTATGTTTTTTCTATGCTTCTCGGCAGCGAGGCTGCTGCTCGGCCCCGTAACAGACAAAATCGGCTTTAATCTTTCACTTATTATTTTCGCAGCATTCTCCGCTACATGTACCTTTATTGCGATATTGGGAGGGGAATCGGCAGCCTTCCTATTCGCAGCGGCAGGAATAGGAATTGCGCCTATCTATCCAACCGTCATGGCGTTTATCGCCAAACGATACCCAAAGGGGAGCGATACGGCGATTACCTTTACCGTTACTCTAATGGGAATTGGGAGCGTCATCGGCAATTATGCCATTGGTGCGATAACGAAAGGGATCAAAAACAGCTACGGAGCCAATACAGAGCTGGGCTTGCTTCGCGGGCTGCAGGCCGGCTACGGCTTTATCGGCTTATGTGCCTTCATTTGCGCCGTGTCTGGCTGCTTCTTGTATCGCTACTTGAAAGCGCGCAAAGAGCTGATTTAA
- a CDS encoding ABC transporter substrate-binding protein, whose amino-acid sequence MKKAFKLIFTACLCTALVVGCSNNGGNDVGNKQISEAGTGGGAGSGEKVKLTALVVKHPLTKPLAEMEWLQKAEDAAGVDIEWQEITADWDQKKGTMLASSDTPDLFVGANVITDADFAQFQGLFQDLSELAEAAPNVQEMFASKPDTKIIATQPDGKIYGLPKYQRFWPGSATRQYINQTWLDNLGLSMPTTWDELYDVLVAFKEKDANGNGDLNDEIPMDWPGGIGGFFNPAVLLGGMGITLTDGSGQGYFVEDGQVKNFLTDDRYKKMVVFLNKLYKAGLINSEVFTHDYTKFQSVARGEGDAAKVGFTWGWVASDRFGEQLAPQYTSMSPLKESAGYSGELSWSYDFATLNYGVNQIVMSAKTKNKEAAMRFINELYNPEVSMQVLFGSLDTNIKDNGDSTYTVLPPADTKMDPGTWKWTSTWADNGPMYIADSLNLTLGKDMQEVLVQSEPLKDALDVDTDNDVFPGMFIKYTTADNNTMSLGNTNIMNLANTSFAKWVTKGGIETQWDEYVKQSKKAGLDQNLEIMQKYYDDYMSKK is encoded by the coding sequence ATGAAAAAAGCGTTTAAACTTATTTTTACAGCATGCCTATGTACAGCACTCGTTGTAGGCTGCAGCAATAACGGAGGCAATGATGTTGGCAATAAACAAATCTCTGAGGCAGGTACTGGTGGAGGAGCTGGCAGCGGTGAGAAAGTGAAATTAACGGCTCTTGTCGTGAAGCACCCACTCACGAAGCCGCTCGCTGAAATGGAATGGCTGCAAAAGGCGGAGGATGCTGCGGGGGTAGATATTGAGTGGCAGGAGATTACAGCAGACTGGGATCAGAAAAAAGGCACAATGCTTGCGAGCAGTGATACGCCAGACTTATTTGTAGGAGCGAATGTGATTACAGACGCTGATTTTGCACAATTTCAAGGTCTATTCCAGGATTTGAGCGAGCTTGCAGAAGCTGCGCCAAACGTACAGGAGATGTTCGCCTCCAAGCCAGATACGAAAATTATTGCGACGCAGCCCGATGGCAAAATCTACGGCTTGCCTAAATACCAAAGGTTTTGGCCGGGCTCCGCAACAAGACAATATATTAATCAGACCTGGCTGGATAATCTAGGTTTGAGCATGCCGACGACATGGGATGAGCTGTATGACGTGTTGGTCGCGTTCAAAGAAAAGGATGCGAACGGCAACGGTGATCTGAATGATGAAATTCCGATGGATTGGCCGGGAGGCATTGGCGGTTTTTTTAATCCGGCAGTTCTGCTAGGCGGGATGGGCATTACGCTGACAGATGGAAGCGGACAAGGTTATTTTGTTGAAGATGGCCAAGTGAAAAACTTTTTGACAGATGATCGGTATAAGAAAATGGTCGTATTCCTTAATAAGCTCTACAAAGCAGGCTTGATTAATTCTGAGGTCTTTACTCACGATTATACGAAATTCCAGTCGGTTGCCCGTGGTGAAGGAGATGCGGCTAAAGTAGGCTTCACTTGGGGCTGGGTAGCATCAGATAGATTCGGCGAGCAGCTGGCGCCGCAATACACATCCATGAGTCCACTTAAAGAAAGTGCTGGCTATTCAGGTGAATTATCTTGGAGCTATGATTTTGCAACCTTGAACTATGGGGTCAATCAAATTGTTATGTCAGCCAAAACAAAAAATAAAGAAGCTGCGATGAGATTTATTAACGAATTATATAATCCAGAAGTGAGCATGCAGGTTTTGTTCGGCTCGCTAGACACGAATATTAAAGATAATGGCGACAGTACCTACACCGTGCTGCCGCCAGCCGATACGAAGATGGACCCAGGAACTTGGAAATGGACATCTACTTGGGCAGATAATGGTCCGATGTATATTGCCGACTCATTGAATTTAACGCTAGGTAAAGATATGCAAGAGGTGCTTGTTCAATCAGAGCCGTTAAAGGATGCCCTAGATGTCGATACCGACAACGATGTGTTCCCCGGCATGTTCATCAAGTATACGACCGCAGACAATAATACGATGAGCCTCGGCAATACGAACATTATGAATTTGGCCAACACTAGCTTTGCCAAATGGGTGACCAAGGGCGGTATTGAAACACAATGGGATGAATACGTGAAGCAAAGCAAAAAAGCTGGCCTGGATCAAAACCTGGAAATTATGCAGAAATATTATGACGACTACATGAGCAAAAAGTAA
- a CDS encoding ABC transporter permease subunit yields the protein MGSRSVFHTFKRDIHLWLMVFPAIIVIILFNYIPMYGIQLAFRDFDFSKGLTGGEWRGLFYFKQFMDSFLFTDLMKNTFLISFTSIIVGFPAPILLALVLNQIRRKKMKNLMQTTVYLPHFISIIVLVGMLNVLLSPETGIVGYLMKSIGLGDINLLASTSTFIPVYVISDIWQHCGWNSIIYLAALSTVDPQLYDSSKIDGASRWQTIRYIDFPALIPTIVILFILSMGNILSTGFEKIFLMQNSLNLPVSEVIATYVYKIGIVSNQFSYASAIGLFNTLINFVFLFAMNAISKKASNTSLF from the coding sequence ATGGGCTCTCGGAGTGTTTTCCATACCTTCAAACGAGATATTCATTTGTGGCTAATGGTATTTCCAGCTATAATCGTCATCATTTTATTCAACTATATCCCCATGTACGGCATTCAGTTGGCATTCCGGGATTTTGACTTCAGCAAGGGCCTTACGGGCGGGGAATGGCGAGGCTTGTTTTATTTTAAACAGTTTATGGACAGCTTCCTGTTTACCGACTTGATGAAAAACACGTTTTTGATTAGCTTCACTTCGATCATTGTCGGCTTTCCCGCACCGATCCTATTGGCTCTGGTTCTTAATCAAATTCGCAGAAAAAAAATGAAGAATCTTATGCAAACAACCGTTTATTTGCCTCACTTTATTTCGATTATCGTACTGGTGGGTATGCTGAATGTGCTGTTATCTCCGGAAACAGGCATTGTCGGTTATTTGATGAAATCCATCGGTTTAGGAGATATCAACCTTCTGGCATCTACCTCTACGTTTATACCGGTCTATGTGATCTCGGATATTTGGCAGCACTGCGGTTGGAACAGCATCATCTATCTAGCTGCGCTGTCGACGGTTGATCCCCAGCTCTATGATTCTTCGAAAATAGATGGAGCGAGCAGATGGCAGACGATACGGTATATCGATTTCCCAGCGCTTATTCCGACCATCGTTATTCTGTTTATTCTTAGTATGGGGAATATACTCAGTACAGGCTTCGAGAAAATATTTTTAATGCAAAATTCGTTGAACCTGCCGGTGTCAGAGGTTATCGCCACATACGTGTATAAGATCGGGATTGTATCCAATCAGTTCAGCTATGCCTCGGCTATTGGTTTGTTTAATACGCTGATTAACTTTGTCTTCTTGTTTGCAATGAATGCCATCTCAAAGAAAGCTTCCAATACGAGCTTATTTTAA
- a CDS encoding sugar ABC transporter substrate-binding protein → MRDKRGIIVLLIVCAMLLLGGCQAANSTAPDIGPSHEQADNGREQVILTYASWGTLNEKEAKERMITQFMEKYPWITIQHIHEPGEYIKKLTTMYASNKAPDVFMLYKHTALQWAEQGKLYNLKKFLEVDAEINEDSLISNAVMYWERDKVAGIKVAEEAFALYYNADLFQEAGVALPPAKAENAWSWEQFLLAAKKLTLDRNGHNALSPDFDVNQITQFGVRFNSWMWYLMVPSNDASVISPDGSKMNLDDPAVIDAVQKLADLIYVHHVAPSPIQSKNLPQPALALQSRKIAMDLNGQWVQIDLGAANVNYGVGVLPKLKTSKTIQFGEPLVMSSTTRHPEEAWLFYKWQLDAENSIDLHRGGLWMPLLKDYYTKPELIARWADLNPGHPAGYQDAVMRQTIQNGVNSYDYYLKNNENINAVLQPALDQVWLGKKNVKEAFESVADKMKIAFRGTYP, encoded by the coding sequence GTGAGAGACAAGCGCGGAATTATTGTCCTTCTGATAGTTTGCGCGATGCTGCTCTTAGGAGGCTGCCAAGCGGCGAACAGTACAGCGCCTGACATTGGGCCGAGCCATGAACAGGCGGATAATGGCAGAGAGCAGGTGATTTTGACCTACGCTTCCTGGGGCACATTGAATGAGAAGGAAGCTAAGGAACGGATGATTACGCAATTCATGGAAAAGTATCCTTGGATAACGATCCAACACATCCATGAGCCGGGTGAATATATTAAGAAGCTTACGACGATGTACGCCAGCAACAAAGCTCCTGATGTGTTTATGCTGTACAAGCATACTGCGCTGCAATGGGCCGAGCAAGGGAAGCTCTATAATTTGAAAAAATTTTTGGAAGTGGATGCAGAGATTAACGAGGATTCTCTTATCTCGAATGCGGTCATGTACTGGGAGCGGGACAAAGTCGCAGGGATTAAGGTAGCCGAGGAAGCATTTGCGCTCTATTACAATGCCGATCTGTTTCAGGAAGCCGGCGTTGCACTGCCGCCAGCGAAGGCTGAGAATGCCTGGTCATGGGAGCAATTTCTGCTTGCGGCAAAAAAGCTGACTCTCGATCGCAACGGTCATAATGCGCTCAGTCCGGACTTTGATGTTAATCAGATTACGCAATTCGGCGTGCGCTTTAATTCGTGGATGTGGTATTTGATGGTGCCTTCCAATGATGCCAGCGTCATTTCGCCAGACGGAAGCAAAATGAATTTGGATGACCCTGCTGTAATCGATGCGGTTCAGAAGCTGGCTGATTTGATTTATGTACATCATGTTGCCCCGTCGCCGATTCAATCGAAAAACCTTCCACAGCCTGCGCTTGCGCTGCAAAGCAGGAAGATTGCGATGGATCTTAACGGCCAATGGGTCCAAATTGATCTAGGAGCGGCGAATGTGAATTACGGCGTTGGTGTACTGCCGAAGCTCAAGACAAGCAAGACGATTCAGTTTGGTGAGCCCTTGGTTATGTCCTCAACGACGAGACATCCCGAAGAAGCATGGCTTTTTTATAAATGGCAGCTCGATGCGGAAAATTCGATCGATTTGCATAGAGGCGGGTTGTGGATGCCGCTGCTTAAGGATTATTACACGAAACCGGAGCTGATTGCGCGTTGGGCTGACCTAAATCCGGGCCATCCGGCCGGCTATCAGGATGCTGTGATGCGTCAGACGATTCAGAACGGGGTTAACTCGTACGATTATTATCTCAAAAACAATGAAAATATTAATGCGGTTTTGCAGCCTGCGCTTGATCAGGTATGGCTTGGAAAGAAGAATGTGAAGGAAGCTTTCGAGAGCGTAGCGGACAAAATGAAGATTGCTTTCCGCGGAACATACCCCTAA
- a CDS encoding histidine kinase, which produces MHILRKIAELGSNVKFRVKLLVSYFVLVSFIILILGFAYYQISAQNMLSNVRESLGNVVINNNQLLDDKLQAIRDKSEMLPIDNELYEVITEVDSSDNESLIKADRKITQILLKYFGGDTDIYSSFILTPKYNFGNTSVMFVMPEGFFQSSLFDKALAGQGDLEWIPTYRFAETLGEKDMSNLSFEFDKLVSAVKMLKLTYIDENGIFHTLPQTIENPILMINLTTDYVERLFADYARQSEFQHLSYGIVDEKGSVVIDSDASKAASQGPPPWLEEAMMMKTGSIQRTIDGENVVISFSRMDSTGWLSYIKIPVVDALQDLNALRKYSTLFLVIMLLVSILLAYMMSVYITKPISRIKKAMKLMERGNFHIHIPEQGRDEFGHLIRMFNHMNGRIQTLIEENYASRLREKDAELMALNLQLNPHFLYNTLTTLYWIAVENNQQEMSLIIHNLADMLQTSTRNKKETWQLRTDLDWLNKYIYIMSSRFENLLHVQIDVEEALQDMEVPKLFLQPFVENAIIHGLAEKEQDGIIKIKGWTDGDMVLFSVIDNGAGITKEHIDQIKSGKLRSTGMPNVEKRIKLLYGLEYGIDISSAEGSGTTILIRMGLNVGQHERKEIV; this is translated from the coding sequence ATGCACATCCTGAGAAAAATAGCTGAGCTGGGCTCCAATGTGAAATTCCGGGTCAAGCTGCTCGTATCCTATTTTGTACTGGTAAGCTTTATCATTTTAATTCTCGGGTTTGCCTATTACCAAATCAGCGCACAAAACATGTTATCCAATGTTAGGGAAAGTCTTGGCAATGTCGTCATTAACAATAATCAGCTCTTGGACGATAAGCTGCAAGCTATTCGTGACAAAAGTGAAATGCTCCCGATTGATAATGAATTGTATGAAGTCATTACAGAGGTGGATTCATCTGATAACGAATCGCTTATAAAAGCAGATCGGAAAATTACACAAATTTTGTTGAAATATTTCGGTGGTGATACGGACATCTATTCTTCATTTATACTGACGCCAAAATACAACTTCGGGAATACCTCGGTCATGTTCGTTATGCCAGAAGGATTCTTTCAATCCTCCTTGTTTGATAAGGCGCTCGCCGGTCAAGGCGATTTGGAGTGGATTCCAACCTATCGGTTCGCCGAAACGTTAGGCGAGAAGGACATGTCTAATTTGAGCTTTGAATTTGATAAGCTGGTGTCGGCAGTGAAGATGTTGAAATTAACCTATATTGATGAAAACGGGATTTTCCATACCTTGCCGCAGACGATAGAGAACCCCATCTTGATGATTAATTTGACGACCGATTATGTTGAAAGACTGTTCGCTGATTATGCGCGGCAAAGTGAATTTCAACATTTGTCTTATGGAATTGTCGATGAGAAGGGGAGCGTTGTCATTGATTCTGATGCGAGCAAAGCGGCTAGTCAAGGCCCGCCTCCCTGGCTTGAAGAAGCGATGATGATGAAGACGGGTAGTATTCAGAGGACGATTGACGGCGAGAACGTAGTCATTAGCTTTAGCCGTATGGATAGCACGGGCTGGCTGTCCTATATTAAAATTCCCGTAGTCGATGCTTTGCAAGACCTGAATGCTCTGCGCAAATATTCTACCTTATTTCTAGTGATTATGCTGCTGGTATCGATTCTGCTCGCCTATATGATGTCGGTGTATATTACGAAGCCGATCAGTCGAATTAAAAAGGCGATGAAGCTGATGGAGCGAGGCAACTTTCATATTCATATTCCAGAGCAGGGGCGTGACGAATTCGGTCACTTAATTCGAATGTTTAATCATATGAACGGTCGAATTCAGACATTAATAGAAGAAAATTATGCATCGCGCCTTAGAGAAAAGGACGCTGAGCTCATGGCGCTGAATCTCCAGCTTAATCCGCATTTTCTCTACAACACGCTAACAACGCTATACTGGATTGCAGTAGAGAACAATCAGCAGGAGATGAGTCTCATTATTCATAATTTGGCGGATATGCTGCAGACATCAACACGAAATAAGAAAGAAACCTGGCAGCTGCGAACCGATTTGGACTGGCTGAACAAGTATATTTATATTATGTCGAGCCGATTTGAAAATTTGCTGCATGTTCAGATTGATGTGGAAGAAGCGCTTCAGGATATGGAGGTGCCTAAGCTGTTTTTGCAGCCATTTGTCGAGAATGCGATTATTCATGGGCTTGCGGAGAAGGAGCAGGATGGCATCATAAAGATTAAAGGCTGGACGGATGGCGACATGGTTTTATTCTCCGTCATAGATAATGGAGCTGGTATTACGAAAGAGCATATTGATCAGATAAAGTCAGGCAAGCTCCGCTCCACAGGCATGCCTAACGTGGAGAAGCGGATCAAGCTGCTGTATGGCTTGGAGTATGGCATTGATATTTCTTCCGCTGAAGGGAGCGGTACGACGATTTTAATTCGTATGGGGCTGAATGTCGGGCAGCATGAGCGGAAGGAAATTGTGTAA